The nucleotide sequence TCCCGTGAGCCACACCCGGTCCCGAGTGCCCGTCATCGTCCCGATCGACACCCCCAGCCTGGGCGACCGCTCATACCTGGCCCACGACGGCCGGGTGGCGGTCGTGGTCGACCCGCAGCGCGACATCGACCGCGTCCTCGACCTCGCCACCGCCGCCGGGGTGCGGATCACGCACGTCTTCGAGACCCACGTCCACAACGACTACGTCACCGGCGGCCTCGCGCTGGCCCGCCAGACCGGCGCGGCCTACCACGTCAACGCCGCGGACCAGGTGGCCTTCGAGCACGTCCCCGTCACGGACGGCGACGTCGTCGAGGTCTCCCCGACGATGCGGGTGCGCGTCATCGCGACCCCGGGGCACACCCTGACCCACCTCGCCTACGCGCTGGAGACCTCCGGCGAGGACGGTGACACCGTCGGCGTCTTCACCGGCGGCTCGCTGCTCTTCGGGGCGACCGGCCGGCCCGATCTGCTCGGCGACGAGCACACCGACGCGCTGGTCCACCACCAGTTCGCCTCCGCGCACCGGCTCGCCGACGAGCTGCCGGAGCACACGCACGTCCTGCCCACGCACGGCTTCGGGTCGTTCTGCTCGGCCGGTTCCACCGGCGGGAGCACGGAGTCGACGATCGGCGTCGAGAAGCGGCAGAACCCGGCGCTGACCGACGACGAGGCGACCTGGGTGGCCGCCACCCTGGCCGGGCTGGACGCGTACCCGGCCTACTACGTCCACATGGCCCCGGCGAACAGCGCCGGACCCGACGCCCCGGACCTCACCGCCCCTCAGGAGGCCGACAAGGCCACGCTGGCCGCGCGCCTCGCCGCCGGCGAGTGGGTCGTCGACCTGCGCACCCGCACGGCCTTCGCCGCCGGTCACGTCCCCCGCACCCTCAACATCGGCCTGGACGGCCAGTTCGCGACGTACCT is from Arthrobacter sp. NEB 688 and encodes:
- a CDS encoding MBL fold metallo-hydrolase; the protein is MSHTRSRVPVIVPIDTPSLGDRSYLAHDGRVAVVVDPQRDIDRVLDLATAAGVRITHVFETHVHNDYVTGGLALARQTGAAYHVNAADQVAFEHVPVTDGDVVEVSPTMRVRVIATPGHTLTHLAYALETSGEDGDTVGVFTGGSLLFGATGRPDLLGDEHTDALVHHQFASAHRLADELPEHTHVLPTHGFGSFCSAGSTGGSTESTIGVEKRQNPALTDDEATWVAATLAGLDAYPAYYVHMAPANSAGPDAPDLTAPQEADKATLAARLAAGEWVVDLRTRTAFAAGHVPRTLNIGLDGQFATYLGWLIPWGTPLTLLGEDAAQVADAQRELVRIGIDHLAGAATGSPADWTDGPLAAFPRAVFADLAQVRHHRRVGVLDVRRASEFAEQHIAGATNIPLHELLARLGEVPAGEVWVHCAGGYRASIAASILAAHGHRVVAVDDSFGEQAARSGLPLITAA